ACATCCTTCAAAGGAAAGCAGAATGCCCTCTTAGCGAGGGCATTTTTATAACTCCTTTTTGTTTTTTTGGGGGGGCGGCCCCGACTGTCTTCGCCATCTTGGGGGGACTATGAAGACTGTCTATGCCGCCGTTGTTAAACGATGAAGCGCGATTACTCTGCTTTGGTCGCTTCGGCCAATAGCATTAACTTCACGCTAGCAACCAGATCAAAGTCCATTGCCGCAACAATAGCGTGCATCACAATGAGTAGAGATTTGTATTCATAGTCATGGGCCTCAATGTAATCCTTTGCAGCGGAGTAGCCCTGCGCTCTGAACACACCCATTAAATCAACGGCGCGCTCTTCGCGAGTAATGGGGCGCTCAACTGGCGTCACACCCAGTTGCTCCACCGTCTTCTCCGCTAGTGTCCAGACTGACCACGGATTTTGTCCCGTAATGACATTACCGTCAGCGACCACCATGTTGAGGTAGTCAGAGGTGGACGCAAAGGTCGCACCCTGCTCCTTCAGACCATCTTCCAAGAGAAAACCAAACACCTGCTCGGCTTCAGGAATCAGCAGTAGCTCTTCACTATTGGTGAAGGAGGTGACTGACTTACCCGCCAAGAGATTAGTGCCGTCCGGCAGTGACACATTCAATAGCGCCGCAGGGCCATGACATACCGCCGCAATGACTCCGCCCTGGCTATACATGTCGGCGGTGAAAGACTTAATTGCTAAGTTGTCCACAAAGTCGAACATCGTCCCTTTGCCACCCACGAAGTAAACGGCGTCATAATCGGCGGGGTTCAAGTCATCGATGACCAAGGTATTCTGTAGCTGAGCTTGAATCTCAGGGTGATTAAGGAAGGCGTAGCTATAGTGCTCCATATCATCTTTGTCCAAGATCATAGGTGCATCGCCGCCCTGCGTACTGGCGATATCTACCTCAAAGCCGTTGACGCTGAATACCCAGTAAGCTCTTGCCAGTTCCGTGAGCTCATAGCCAGTGCGCTTACCGCTGGTGCCCATTTCATCCACACTGGTTACTACCGCCAAGATACGGCCATTGGTTTCGCCGGTAGCCGCAGCTAGGTAGGGAATATCCTGCGCTTGGCTATCCTCAAAGTTTTCCAAGCCAGTGTCTGGGACGAAGCTCAAAATCCAGAGAATGGGTGCCGCAATGAGGACGGCTAATACACCCAAGGTTACAGCACTGCGAATAGCAATTTTTTTAATGTTCATAATTATGATCTCCAATTTATGTACCGCTAACTTAACCAAGTGGCGGTAAAATCGGAGTCAATTAATGTGAAAAACTATTTCGAACTCGGAATCGTTGAGCTTTAGCTCCGTTGTTAGCGCTAATTTCTCTGCAATTCGGCGCACCAAATACAAGCCCTGACCCACGCCAGAGCTATTGTCGTTGCGAACGCCTGGCGCCATGACATTGGTCTGCTTTAGCGGCGTAGTTTGATTGCGGAAGGAAAGCTTACTGGCCGATACCTCAATGTACAGGTGGGGCAAGTTAGCATGGCGGATAGCGTTTTGGATGAGATTGAGAAACAGTAATTTGCTCAGTACCCTATTGCCGTTGATCACCAGCGAGTGATCACCGCTGAGATCAATGGAGAACTCACCCGACAAAACCTGCGGTTGTTCAATCGCCAACTGCTCAATACAGCCCATGACATTGATAGTTTCCTGGGCCAGCGATTCCTCTCTTGCCAGTGCTAAGAGTACCTCAATGGTATTGGCAAGGTCTGCATTAATCCGTTCAAGCTGGTCGACCTCCGTGGCGGTTAATGCTCTCTCGTTAGCCATCACAAGAAGGTTATTAAAAGCCGTAAGCGGTGTTTTCAGTTCGTGCCCCACATCGGTAGTGAAATCGCGCTCGCGCTGAAGGATTCGTTCAATTTTACTAAAGCTGGCCTCGAACGTGGTGGCCAATGCATTGAGCTCGAAGGGGAGCTGAGGCATAGGACTTGCAGCGTTTGCCCGCTGGCTAACCGCGGCCGATAAATCCAATACGGGCTTAGTTACTCGATTAGCAATTTTTAGCGCCACGAATACCGCCACCAGCGTGAGGAGAACAAACACAAAGACAAACACCACGAACGCCCCAGGTGAATTGGAAACGACCAGCATGCGTGAGACTTCCACTACCAGCACCCGTAGCTCGCCGTCAGATGTTTGCAGTACGCCATTGCGAATACCCTGAGGTGAATCCCGCAGGCTTAAATGCTGAAAGTGGTAGTGATCATTGGTGCCCGTAAACAGCTCGCCATAGCGACTGCTTAAAACTCTTTCCCGCCACTGCGGTGGCAGCTCACTCGCCTTGGTAAAGAGCTGCTGCTGAGCGCTGAGCTGGGGTTGCTCGCCGCGCTGCAGCGAGGTCTCAATACTCTGGGCCTGCTCGTTGACCAAACGACTAATAATGGCATCTTCAACAATGTAGGCGGTGACGACACCTACCGCCAAGAACAGCAGCGAGGACACTAGGGTAAAGGAAACCAACCAGCCGGTAGTATAGCCGCGTAGGCCTTTAGCTTTAAACATTGGCGACCTCTAATCGGTAGCCCAAGCTTTGAACCGTAGCTAACATGGGCGTTGCGAAGGGTTTATCTAATACCTGGCGCAGAGCATAGATATGGGCTTTAAGCGGGTCACTGTTCGGCACTTCATCCGGCCAGATCTCCGCCACCAACTGGGATTTCGAAACCGGCTTGGGATAGGCTCTGGCCAACTGAAGAAGGATACTAAAGCCAATCTTGGTGAACTTTAGCGGTTGGTCCTGACGCGTCACCTCATGGCTGACGGCATCAATACACAGATCGCCCAAACTAAGCTGCTTGGACTGATAGAGTTGTTTGCGTCGGAGTAAAGCTTGGCAGCGCAGTGGAAGCTCGCGCAGGTCATAGGGTTTCACCAAATAGTCATCAGCGCCGTGGTTAAAGCCCTGGGCCTTATCCTCAAAACTATTCCGCGCTGTCACCATGAGAATGGCAGGCTCAACCCTGGCATTAGCTTTGATCTGCGCACAGAGATCTACGCCGTCGCCATCGGGGAGGTTGAGATCCAAGAGGATGACATCGAAGCTATCGGCCACTGCTAACTCGTAGCCCTGACTAGCATTACGGGCGAAATCGACCTCCCAGCCCAACCCCGTTAGGAACTCGATAACCTGGGTAGCAATTTCAATATTGTCTTCAACCAATAGGATTTTCATAGCCACTCTTTACACACAACTTCATCAGGGCAGATTTAGTTGTACCATGCGGGGAGTAAAATCCAAGTCAATTCTTGCCACGAGTCGAAAAATGATGGGTGTGTAACGAGTGGTATGAATCCAGTGGCGCTATCAACACAGGGCAAGTTAAGCTAATCAAGTAAGAGGTTTACTGAGCCGTTCGGTCATTTTTTGGACTTTCAATCATGCCGAGTCTCAGCAAATTCTACCTAATTATTAAGGCAGAAGACGTTGATCTGATATAAGCTGCACCCAGAAATAGATTCAGGAGTTAGTTCATGCAAGTAATATTTTCTCACGGTAAAGAAAGCGGCCCTTGGGGCTCGAAGATTAAGGCTTTGGCCGAGATTGCCAAAACAGCTGGCCATGACGTTGAGTCCATTGACTACTCTCACACCCAAGACGCCGATGAACGCGCCGCTATCCTCGGCAGATACTTGCCTACCGTAGACGATAATGTGCTGTTAGTCGGCTCTAGCATGGGCGGTTACGTATCCATCCGTAATGCGAACGTTCCTAAGGTAAAGGGACTATTCCTTCTCGCACCGGCATTGTATATCCCCGGCTATGAGCTTCAGGAGTACTTCTACCCACACAACATTGATATTGTGCATGGCTGGTCCGATGAAGTTATTCCCTATCAGAACTCCATGAAATACGCCGCGGGTAATAATGTAAACCTCCACTTGATTGAAGGCGATCACCGTTTAAACAGCTCGCTAGATACCGTTTCTAGGTTGTTTGAAGCCTTCCTAGCGCAGTGGGGCTAATCGACAACATTGGTGGGTTTTTGGTACTAGCAAATGCTTTTAACCCACCTAACTGGCCACTACAGATTTCAAACCTAAATATTTAACAAATGGTTCGAAATCTCGGTCAGTAAAGAGTAATGGAATACCCTCGTTTATACAGTAGGACGCGATGACGATGTCATTCGTCTTGCGTACCGTAATACCTTTAGTCCGAAGAAAACAGAAATGCTCGGAAGCTCTAAGAGCCTGAGGCGTACCCAGCATTTCATGTTGCTCGAGAAGTAATAGGTTAGCTTTTGCCAATTTATAGTCGTAGCTCTTTCGAAAACCCTGGAGTATCTCCACTAGTATTAAGTCTCCCATCACCACCACATCGTCGTTCAGAGCCTCATCGAGCCTCTCAGTTTCTAGAGAGTGAATACCATTGAGATAATCAATCCAGACACTGGAATCTGCCAGTATCATGTGGCCCCGCGCATCTCATCGAGGTTACCCTCCCAGGTTAACTTTCCTCTAAGCTTACGAATGCTCTGTTGCTTTCGCTGTTGAACAATTAGTTTCAGCGCTTCTTCGACAACTTCTCGCTTAGTGCGCAGACCAGTGGCCTGCAGAGCGCTCAGCATTAAATCATCGTCAATCACTATGTTGGTACGCATATAACCATCTCAATGATACACATAAATTAAATAATCATACACATTATAGGTGCTAATTTAATTCTCAGCAACGCCCTATTTGAGGGATAATCTCTTCTTAATTGAATGCCCAACAATATCGTGTTGCTGCCGTGTTAAGTCGCGTCTCGCCAGTCTCTTCTCCGTGGGCTAAAATGCCCTCACAGGCTGGGCCCAGATGGCACCGGCAACCAAAGCACCTACTGTCAGTGAGGACCATGCCCCTAGATACCCAACGGTTGGATAAATTCCTCAGCCAACAGCTTTCCCTCAACCAGCATGATGTGCGGCTATTACTGGCGCGCAACCTGGTGCAGGTTGATGGGCAAGTAGTCAGCCAACGCGCGCTGCGTATTAATCGCTTCTCCCGTATTGAGGTGGAGGGTACGGTGTTGCAGGCAAATATCCCTTACTACTACATGCTCAACAAGCCCGATGGCGTGGTGTCCGCCACCGTTGATGCACAACACCCTACCGCCTTGGATCTACTCACCGTACCCCACAAGGCTGAACTGCATATTGCCGGGCGCTTGGACCTTCACTCCACTGGGTTGCTCCTCTTTACCAATGACAGCCGATGGTCCGAAGCCCTGGCGCATCCCAACAATAAGATAGCTAAACACTACCGCGTGGGTGTCGCCAAGCCACTGGATGAAGGGTATGTTCAAGCCTTTGCCGAGGGCATGCACTTCCCCTTTGAGGACGTCGTCACGCAACCCGCCAAGTTGCAAATAGTGTCCGAATACCAGGCGGACGTGTGGCTAAAGGAAGGAAAGTATCATCAGATAAAGCGGATGTTTGGGCGGTTTCGCAACCCAGTAACGGCTCTGCACCGATTGAGTATTGGTGAGATTGTGTTGGACGCCGAGCTGGCGCCTGGGCAGTCGCGAGCGTTAACCCAGGACGAGGTTAACAGTGTGCGTAGGATAGGGTAGCAACCACTCGTCACTACCCTGCACCCTTTAGCAGCTCAACCACGAAAAAGGCCAAGCCGCTGCACCACTAAACCTTAGAAACCTAACGGAATCCCAAAGGCGAAGAAGACAACTAGCAAGGTGGTCCAGACAATCATAAAGGCCACTGAGTAAGGCACCATCATAAAGATCATGTCACCGAAGCTTAGGTCTGGCTTGTACTTACGCATAAAGGCCAAGATAACACCCGCGTAGGCCATCATTGGCGTGATGATGTTGGTGGATGAATCCGCCACTCGGTATGCCGCCGCAACCAGATCTGGCGTCATCTCTGGGTTTACCGCGTAGAGCATTGGGATGAAAATAGGCCCCAATAGCATCCATTTGGAGGTTAGGCCGCCCACGAATAGGTTGATCAGCGCCGTAGTAATCACGAAACCAATAATCAGCAGAATAGGGAATTCTTGCAGGCCAAGCATTTGCAGGAAGGTCGCTCCCAGATAAGTCACGTAAGTGCCCAAACCAGAATGCGCCAATAGCCCTAGGAAGTTGTAACAGAAGAAGGTGAGTACCAGAATGTAGCCCATGGTGTTCATCTGTCCCACCATGGCTTGCACCACATCCATCATGGAGCTGAACTTCTTCGCAGCGAAACCGAATGACACACCCACAATGATAAACACCATGGCGATGAGCAGGATCACGTTGTTCAGATAAGGCGATACCGTTCGGCCCGTTTCATCGGTGAACGTAGCCAATGGCCCCAGCGCCAAAAACGCCACCAGCCCTAGCGCCACAACCAACCCTAACAGCGCTGCTTTAAGACCACGGCTCTCCTCCGCAGTGGTTTCAAAGTCAGAAATGCTAATGTCTTCGGGAACTTGGTAATCCATCTTCTCTAGACGAGGCGCTACGAAGCGATTGGTCACCCAGGCGCCCAAGCCTGCTAAGAGGAAGGTAGAAGCAAAGATGAAGTAGTAGTGCATGGTCGCCGGCGTTAGCGGTGTGCCATCGGCACGCTCAAACGGGACGCCCTGCGCTTCAGCAAACACTTGAGCGTTCATACCAATAATCACATCCACGGGTGTGGCGGGAATGAGGTTAGCGCTAAAACCCGCTGACACACCGGCGAAGGCCGCTGCCATACCAATAAGCGGGTTCTTACCCAAGCCTGCGTACAGTAAACCGGCTAGCGGAATAAGTACCAGGTAGCCTGCGTCGGTGGCAATAGAGCTCATGATGCCAAGGAAGACAATAGCCGGCGCTAGAAAACGGTCGGGAAGTTTAGTGCCCAACTTCTTGATGATAGCGGTGAGAAGGCCAGAGCTTTCCGCCACACCCACACCCAACATAACAATAAGAATCACGCCCAACACGCCGTTACCAAATGCCAACCAGTTACTCACCAAGGCATTGTCGAACAACCAACGGACGTTTTCAGTTTCCGTCATGTCCTTAATCACGTGCGACGTAAAGCCGCCGCCAGCGTTTGGCGTCTCAAAACTTAAACCGCCCACTATGGCGGTGAGTACTAGGCAGAATGCCAATAGGAACATGAAGATGATGACTGGATCAGGAATTTTCTTCCCCACCCGTTCAATGAACGAGACCTTTTCGTTCACTTCCGCTATGTCGGTCATTTTTTAGATTCTCCTAAGGTATTTTCGCGCTGAATCATGTTGGCGGGCCACAGGCTTGGATAGCCCGTTGTTATCGTTATTCGCCGATCAGCAGGAAATTGGTAATCATTATTGTGTTTTTATTTTTTCGTAGACTGAATTTTGCACTCTGCGGCCGTTTTTTGAAAGGGTTTGTTACTCAAAGGTCATTCAAGCGGAGCGAGATTGACTCTCCCGATAGGCTTTCGGGGTAAAACCCGTAAGCTCCTTAAATGCCCTATTGAAGGGGCCGATGGAGTTATAGCCACAATCAAAGGCAATGGTCGAAATACTTTGATGAGCATGATTGGGAGCTACCATCGCGATGGTTAAACTACCACAACCCCCTATTGACTGAACGTAAATAACATCCTACCATCTAGATTCACAGTAAAGGACCTCAATGTGAAATTCTTCCAACAGCCATGGCTTCGAAAGATCGTAATGGTAACGCTACTTATCGTGGCGAACCTGTTAGTGCCTGCTTTAGAAGAATCCGAATCCTATAATTTTGTTGCGAGTAAAGTTGAGGCCAGTAGCGAGAGTAGCCTCTTCAGTGCAGCGCAACGCGATTGCTGCGCGGGAGAATTCAGTCAAAGTGCCGGCTCATCGAGCTACAGTTGCGATAATTGCCAACACTGCCAAAGCGGCCACAGTGATTATCAAGTGGCATCAACCCCCAGTCCCACGGAATTTGCTCGCCCAAATATAGAATTTGATTACCTGTTAGTCTCCCAGACGCCTCGCCAATTACTTCGTCCACCCATAGCCTAAATTCCACCGATTGTATTTCGCCATCAGTTCGTTGGCGTGTGTGACATAATTTTTTTAGGCATCAAATTATCATGAATAGATTCTCTTTGTTACGGCTGTCGCAGTGCGGTCGATCAAGCGCAGTGCTGTGCTATGGCCTGCTGATACTTGGGTTCATTACCCTAGTAATCTCTACGCCCGCTAGGGCAAACATACTCAACCTAGAGCAGGTTGCACAACGCATAATCCAGAATAACCCCGACCTCGTTCGCTACCACTGGCGCCAAGAGGCTATTTTGGCCCAGCGTGATACCGCCGCGCTATCCCAACCTCTATCGGTGACAGTCGGTGCCGATAACGTGCTGGGTACCGGAGATTACAACAGTTTTGATAACGCAGAGCTTATGGTCTCTCTATCATCCGTTATCGAGCTAGGGGATAAACCCAGCTTACGCGTGGCTGAAGTCGATCAGCGCCTAGCCGCCGGCGAAGCTCAACAACAGGCTCACCTCTATGATGTACTGGGCCAAGCTACTCAAGTGTATATCGCCCTGTTAACGCAGCAGCAACAAGCAGAGTTACTCGAGCAGCAAATTGCCTTCTTCCGACTCAATATTGAGCGTACCCAGGAACGAGTTAATCGCGGTGTAGCACCTCAAGCAGATTGGTTACGCGCCAAGTCCGAATTAGCTCAGCGCCAACTGGAACTCACTGAGCTACAAGCCCGCTACAAAAGCACACAGCTAAGCCTTACTGCGCTTTGGGGTAGCTCAGAAATTGACTTCAGCTCTGTTGCTGGGGACTTGTATCATTTTCGCGCCATGGAACCGTTTGAAACATTGTTTAAGCGCACCGAGCAATCACCCTATATTGAGGCGCTCAGCGCTCAGGTTCGATTACAGCAGGCGCAAACGGCGCTAGCAAGCGCACAGGCATCAAGCGACCTACGCTGGCGCGCGGGAATTACTCAACACCTAGAGACTGACGACACCTCGATGGGCTTTTCGATGTCGATTCCGCTCTTTTCCGCTGATCGTAACCGAAGTGTGAATGCTACTCAGCAGGCGTTTGAAACCGAAGCTCTCAGTGCGCGGCAGAGTGCGTTGATTTCCCTCCGTGCTGAGTTACTCACCGCCTACCAGTTAAGGGAGTATTACTACGTTGCTACGCAGGCATTGCAGCAAACCATCGTCCCACTGCGACGCGAAACATTGGCAGCAACCCGCATTGCCTATGAAAGCGGGCACTACAGCTACAGCGATTGGCTAAAAGCCGAACAGGACTTATTTAGCGCGCAAGCTGCTTTAATTCAGGCAGCTAGTGGCGTACTGCAACAGCACTCAAAAACCGAACAATTATCCGGGCAGGCGCTTTACGCCGCTAATAGCTCGCTAACTACCGAGCACCCGCAGGGAGAAGCTACCCATGACTAAACTATCTTTCATCGGCCTATTTACGAATGTCACCGCTGTTGCATTACTCACCGTTGCCGCCAACAGCATTGCCAGCAATGATCTCCGCCATGACGAGCATGGTACTGACGAACATGGCCAAGATGAACATGGAGCCAAGATTCATTTAAGCGATGAGATGCTTGCTCTTAATGGCGTAACTCTTGAGCTTGTGAGCGGAGGAGCTATTCGCACTGAAGCACGTGCCTACGGGCGCTTGAACACGCCTTCATCACAACGTGCAGAGCTTAAAGCACGCTATTCTGGTGTGATACTCAGCGTAAGTGTGGCGCGTGGTCAAAAGGTAAGCAAAGGCGATACGCTTGCCATGATTGAAGCAAATACCACGTTGCGCTCGTATGCGCTAACCGCTCCGTTTGACGGTGTTGTTCAAGAGTTCGACATGAGCGTGGGCGAAGTGGCAACAACTCAGGTGTTAGTCACCCTCGTGAATACCCATCAATTGGTGGCTGAGCTTGAACTTTTCCACAGTCAGCGCGAAGGTGTAGAAGTGGGCATGGACGTTGATCTATTCGACGGTGACCACCATTACCCAAGTACCATCGAACAAATCCTGCCCACGAATATTGATACACCACACATCACCGCGCTCGCACCATTCAACAACCATGACGAACACCACTCGCCTGGTGATTTGGTGAAGGCGACCATCGCGATTAGTAAAACATCGGTAGCAGTTCGCGTAGCCAGTCGAGCTATTCAAACTCATGACGGTGGGCCGGTAGTCTTCGTGAAAACGGGTGACAGGTTCGAGCCACGCCCGATTGTGACGGGGCTAAGTGACTCACAATACACCGAAGTAGTATCTGGATTAGCCATCAACGAGCAGTATGTGGTTAACAATAGCTACCTGTTTAAGGCCGAAGCCGAGAAATCGGGCGCCGAGCACGTTCACTAAGGGAGCCACTATGATTAATTCACTCATTCGCGCCGCTATCTCGCAGCGCGCGCTAATTATGGGCCTATCACTCCTCAGTATTGCGTTGGGCGTATGGGGCTATCAGCGACTGGCGATTGATGCAGTGCCCGACATCACCAACGTGCAGATTCAGATCAACACCGAGGCGCCGGGCTACTCACCGCTGGAAACTGAACAACAAATTACCTTCCCCATTGAGACGGCGCTTTACGGCCTACCCAATTTGGAGTACACCCGTTCACTATCGCGCTATGGGCTGTCGCAGGTTACCGTTATCTTTAAGGACGGTACCAACATTTACGACGCCCGAAACCTCGTTGATCAGAAACTTGGTAGCATTAAGAGCGCCATTCCCGCAGGGCTGGAACCGCAGATGGGTCCTATAGCGACGGGCCTTGGCGAAATCTTCATGTATGTAGTCGAAGCCAATGAAGGCGCCTTGGACAAGAACCTTCAGCCCTACAATTCAATGGCGTTGAGGGAAATTCAAGACTGGATTATTCGCCCGCAATTGGCACAAGTCCCCGGTGTAGTTGAAGTTAACACCCTAGGTGGTTTCGATAAGCAATATCAAATCAGCCCCAATCCGCAGCGCATGCTAGAACATGGTGTGTCGTTGGCAGACTTGACCGATGCGGTACGCGATAACAACAGCAACCGTGGCGCGGGCTTTGTGGAGCATAATGGCCAACAGTTGTTGGTTCGCTCTCCTGGTCAGTTAAATGATATCGCAGCAATCGGTTCGATTAACGTGTCTACCCATGACAGCATTCCACTGCAAATTGACGACATCGCATCAGTCCACATTGGCGAAGAGTTACGTTCGGGTGCTGCCACGACGAACGGCACTGAAACAGTAATGGGCATTGTCCTGATGTTACTGAACGAAAACGCAAAGCAGGTAGCGAGCGACCTCAGTGACCGCGTTGCGGATATTCAGACTTCACTCCCGAATGGCGTGTCCATAAAAGTAGTGTACAACCGCACCGAGCTTGTAGAGCAAACCATTAGTACTGTTCAGCACAATCTGATGTTAGGCGCCCTGCTGGTGATCGCCGTGTTGTTCACCTTGCTCGGTAATTTACGTGCGGCACTGATTACCGCCGCCGTGATTCCTCTCTCGATGTTAGCCACCCTGTTCGGCATGGTTGAAATGGGGATTTCCGCTAACCTCATGAGCTTGGGCGCGTTGGACTTTGGTCTGATTGTGGACGGAGCCGTGATTATTGTGGAGAACTGTGTCCGGCGTTTATCTCAGTCGAATCAGGCGCTTGCAGCCAATACCCGACTGCCCCTCAACGAACGACTAAAGGTGGTCTACGAAGCGACCACCGAAGTAATTCATCCGGCGCTATTCGGCGTGGTGATTATCACCGTGGTGTATATCCCGATTTTTGCCCTTGATGGGGTTGAAGGGAAGATGTTCCACCCTATGGCCATCACGGTAATTCTGGCGCTGATTGCCGCCATTATTTTGTCGGTCACCTTCGTTCCCGCCGCTGTTGCACTCTTTATGGGAAATAGAGTCGTTGATAAAGAATACTCCACTTATTCCCGTTTTAA
The uncultured Umboniibacter sp. DNA segment above includes these coding regions:
- a CDS encoding type 1 glutamine amidotransferase domain-containing protein, encoding MNIKKIAIRSAVTLGVLAVLIAAPILWILSFVPDTGLENFEDSQAQDIPYLAAATGETNGRILAVVTSVDEMGTSGKRTGYELTELARAYWVFSVNGFEVDIASTQGGDAPMILDKDDMEHYSYAFLNHPEIQAQLQNTLVIDDLNPADYDAVYFVGGKGTMFDFVDNLAIKSFTADMYSQGGVIAAVCHGPAALLNVSLPDGTNLLAGKSVTSFTNSEELLLIPEAEQVFGFLLEDGLKEQGATFASTSDYLNMVVADGNVITGQNPWSVWTLAEKTVEQLGVTPVERPITREERAVDLMGVFRAQGYSAAKDYIEAHDYEYKSLLIVMHAIVAAMDFDLVASVKLMLLAEATKAE
- a CDS encoding HAMP domain-containing sensor histidine kinase, with the translated sequence MFKAKGLRGYTTGWLVSFTLVSSLLFLAVGVVTAYIVEDAIISRLVNEQAQSIETSLQRGEQPQLSAQQQLFTKASELPPQWRERVLSSRYGELFTGTNDHYHFQHLSLRDSPQGIRNGVLQTSDGELRVLVVEVSRMLVVSNSPGAFVVFVFVFVLLTLVAVFVALKIANRVTKPVLDLSAAVSQRANAASPMPQLPFELNALATTFEASFSKIERILQRERDFTTDVGHELKTPLTAFNNLLVMANERALTATEVDQLERINADLANTIEVLLALAREESLAQETINVMGCIEQLAIEQPQVLSGEFSIDLSGDHSLVINGNRVLSKLLFLNLIQNAIRHANLPHLYIEVSASKLSFRNQTTPLKQTNVMAPGVRNDNSSGVGQGLYLVRRIAEKLALTTELKLNDSEFEIVFHIN
- a CDS encoding response regulator transcription factor is translated as MKILLVEDNIEIATQVIEFLTGLGWEVDFARNASQGYELAVADSFDVILLDLNLPDGDGVDLCAQIKANARVEPAILMVTARNSFEDKAQGFNHGADDYLVKPYDLRELPLRCQALLRRKQLYQSKQLSLGDLCIDAVSHEVTRQDQPLKFTKIGFSILLQLARAYPKPVSKSQLVAEIWPDEVPNSDPLKAHIYALRQVLDKPFATPMLATVQSLGYRLEVANV
- a CDS encoding YqiA/YcfP family alpha/beta fold hydrolase is translated as MQVIFSHGKESGPWGSKIKALAEIAKTAGHDVESIDYSHTQDADERAAILGRYLPTVDDNVLLVGSSMGGYVSIRNANVPKVKGLFLLAPALYIPGYELQEYFYPHNIDIVHGWSDEVIPYQNSMKYAAGNNVNLHLIEGDHRLNSSLDTVSRLFEAFLAQWG
- a CDS encoding PIN domain nuclease; protein product: MILADSSVWIDYLNGIHSLETERLDEALNDDVVVMGDLILVEILQGFRKSYDYKLAKANLLLLEQHEMLGTPQALRASEHFCFLRTKGITVRKTNDIVIASYCINEGIPLLFTDRDFEPFVKYLGLKSVVAS
- a CDS encoding type II toxin-antitoxin system VapB family antitoxin, which encodes MRTNIVIDDDLMLSALQATGLRTKREVVEEALKLIVQQRKQQSIRKLRGKLTWEGNLDEMRGAT
- a CDS encoding pseudouridine synthase; the protein is MNAQQYRVAAVLSRVSPVSSPWAKMPSQAGPRWHRQPKHLLSVRTMPLDTQRLDKFLSQQLSLNQHDVRLLLARNLVQVDGQVVSQRALRINRFSRIEVEGTVLQANIPYYYMLNKPDGVVSATVDAQHPTALDLLTVPHKAELHIAGRLDLHSTGLLLFTNDSRWSEALAHPNNKIAKHYRVGVAKPLDEGYVQAFAEGMHFPFEDVVTQPAKLQIVSEYQADVWLKEGKYHQIKRMFGRFRNPVTALHRLSIGEIVLDAELAPGQSRALTQDEVNSVRRIG
- a CDS encoding AbgT family transporter; this translates as MTDIAEVNEKVSFIERVGKKIPDPVIIFMFLLAFCLVLTAIVGGLSFETPNAGGGFTSHVIKDMTETENVRWLFDNALVSNWLAFGNGVLGVILIVMLGVGVAESSGLLTAIIKKLGTKLPDRFLAPAIVFLGIMSSIATDAGYLVLIPLAGLLYAGLGKNPLIGMAAAFAGVSAGFSANLIPATPVDVIIGMNAQVFAEAQGVPFERADGTPLTPATMHYYFIFASTFLLAGLGAWVTNRFVAPRLEKMDYQVPEDISISDFETTAEESRGLKAALLGLVVALGLVAFLALGPLATFTDETGRTVSPYLNNVILLIAMVFIIVGVSFGFAAKKFSSMMDVVQAMVGQMNTMGYILVLTFFCYNFLGLLAHSGLGTYVTYLGATFLQMLGLQEFPILLIIGFVITTALINLFVGGLTSKWMLLGPIFIPMLYAVNPEMTPDLVAAAYRVADSSTNIITPMMAYAGVILAFMRKYKPDLSFGDMIFMMVPYSVAFMIVWTTLLVVFFAFGIPLGF
- a CDS encoding AraC family transcriptional regulator encodes the protein MVAPNHAHQSISTIAFDCGYNSIGPFNRAFKELTGFTPKAYRESQSRSA
- a CDS encoding TolC family protein, which encodes MNRFSLLRLSQCGRSSAVLCYGLLILGFITLVISTPARANILNLEQVAQRIIQNNPDLVRYHWRQEAILAQRDTAALSQPLSVTVGADNVLGTGDYNSFDNAELMVSLSSVIELGDKPSLRVAEVDQRLAAGEAQQQAHLYDVLGQATQVYIALLTQQQQAELLEQQIAFFRLNIERTQERVNRGVAPQADWLRAKSELAQRQLELTELQARYKSTQLSLTALWGSSEIDFSSVAGDLYHFRAMEPFETLFKRTEQSPYIEALSAQVRLQQAQTALASAQASSDLRWRAGITQHLETDDTSMGFSMSIPLFSADRNRSVNATQQAFETEALSARQSALISLRAELLTAYQLREYYYVATQALQQTIVPLRRETLAATRIAYESGHYSYSDWLKAEQDLFSAQAALIQAASGVLQQHSKTEQLSGQALYAANSSLTTEHPQGEATHD
- a CDS encoding HlyD family efflux transporter periplasmic adaptor subunit, producing MTKLSFIGLFTNVTAVALLTVAANSIASNDLRHDEHGTDEHGQDEHGAKIHLSDEMLALNGVTLELVSGGAIRTEARAYGRLNTPSSQRAELKARYSGVILSVSVARGQKVSKGDTLAMIEANTTLRSYALTAPFDGVVQEFDMSVGEVATTQVLVTLVNTHQLVAELELFHSQREGVEVGMDVDLFDGDHHYPSTIEQILPTNIDTPHITALAPFNNHDEHHSPGDLVKATIAISKTSVAVRVASRAIQTHDGGPVVFVKTGDRFEPRPIVTGLSDSQYTEVVSGLAINEQYVVNNSYLFKAEAEKSGAEHVH